The genomic segment CCCTGCCGGTCGCCGATCTCGCGGTGGAGGGCCAGCGCCTCGCGATAGTAGCGCGCCGCCTCGTCCAGCTCCCCCTTGACCTGGTAGACGTTCCCCAGGTTGCAGAGCTGGTTCGCCTCCCCCTGCCGGTCGCCGATCTCGCGGTGCAGGGCCAAGGCCTTGCGATAGGCGCTGCCCGCTTCGTTCCCCTGACCGGTGAGTGAAAGGATTGAACCAAGCCATTGGAGAAGATCAGCTCTGACCTTTGGTGACCCTGTAGACTTGGCCGCAGCGATCTCCTTCTTCAGCCACTCGATCCGCTCTCGCGCGGCCCCCAGCCCCGGCGGCTCCCCAAGGCCATAGCCGCGCCCTTCGAGAGCAATCCGGAGGTGAGCGCCGCGCATTGCGTAAAAGTCCTTGGCGTGTGCTGGCAGCTCGCGCTCGAGATCCGGATCGACAAACAGGACCAGCGCCAGGACATTCTGGAACACGAGCTCGCGGCGGACATTGAGCGCGGTGAGCAACGCCGCGCGCTTGTCGGCCGCCGCACGCGCAGCCGGCACTACTCCGACGACCGTTCCCGTCCGACCATGCACCGGCGTAAGAACGTCCTGCCGCGCGAGGATGTCGGGCTCCACCGAGGCGTCGATGAGCCGATGCTGCCACTCATCGCCAAGGTGGGCCAGGATTTCCTCCCATATCCTCGGCACCTGCTCCAGCGACGGCATCGAGACGATGTAGATCCCCCCGCGCTCCGCGGCCAGGCGGAGCCGCTCGCTCAGCTCGGCGATCCGCCGTCGCATGGACGGCGAAAGGTACGCGACGGCTACGCCTTGAGGCGCCGAAGGCGTGGGATCAAGACGGGATGGGGTCGCAGCCATTTCTGCTCGCCATTGCTGTACTCGAGTAGCGCCACTGCATTTAGCAAACGGAGGAACGGGGCCTTGGGAACTTCGACATCGACATCCGCCGTGGGCGGACACCACCACGGATTGTCCAGGACATGCTGCAGGAGCTGCAGTTCCTCCTGCGTCAGGTTGAACTCGTTGAAGCGCCCGATCGCGGCGTAGTCGACATCCGCCTCATCGACGCGCGGCGATGTGCGAGCCAGTGCCCTGAAGGTGGCTTCCCGGGCGATCCGCAGCGTCTCGCGGCAGTGTCCACCGCCAAGTCCGATCAGTTTATCGCGCGCCCCGGGGGTGATCAGATCTTCCGGCAAGCGGCGATGGAGCAGTTCTCGAATCAGCCCGCAATTGCGCAAGGTCACCTCGCTGCTCTTGCCATCGGCTTCCACGATTTTCGCACCAGGAAAGGGACGCGACGCCCCGAGTCGCGTTGTGATCCCCGAGAATCGGCCGCTGCAGGCCACCGCCTTGTCCACCATGAATGCCGCAGCGGCCCGAAGCTGCGCGAGCTGATGCCCCTGCTGGTCGAACAGGCGGAGCCCACGCTCGATGCTGAGCTTGTCCGTGTCGTCCACCAGAAACAGCAGACGTCGATCCTTGCCGAGTCTCGACTCGATGGCGGCGATCGTGGAGTTCACTCGTTCGATCAGTGTGCCGACCTCTGGGGCGTAGGTCTCGCGGACCTTCTTCCTCGTGTCCAGGCTCACGGCGTAGTTGAGCTGAAGGCCGGCCGTCAGCCAGTTCAGCATCGCCGGAATCGCCGCCCCACCGGACCCGGCGCCACGCCCCTCTCGTTTTGTCTCGCGCGTAGTCTCGACGGTGATCAGCCCCTTAAGCTCCTTGTACAACTTGACGAGATGGGGAACGTCGACGGGCCTGAGCCTCACCTGGCCGCTCGCGCTCTTCAGCGCCGCCGTGGCGAAGGCGAGAAAAAGGTCGATCGCTTCGATGTCCTCGGGATCGGAGACCTCTTTGATCGAGATTGGGACGGCCAGAAAATGGGCCGTTAGCTCGGGCTCGACCTCGAGACAGTTGAAGAAGGTGGACTTGCCGCTTCCCACGTGTCCGTGCATGAGCATGGTCCGGGATTCCCCCTTAAGCAGGACCAGCTCGCGAGCGATACTATTCAGGAAGTCGCCGAAAAGCGGCCGGTACAGAAGTGGATCGGTTGGGCCGAGCGGCTGCAGCCAGTCGAGATCTCGGTATGCCTGTTCCAGTCTTTCAAGTGTGCTCATAAAGGGCTCCGCCGGGTCCTGCGAATCTTACCCGAGACGACGCGCGATTTCCAGATGCAGGTCTCTGTGAGAACGCGGGGCACACCAGTCGTCGGTTCGCTCGACTCGCGTGCGCTGGGGCGGAGAGGCCGGCGCCGGCGGTGGGCCAGCCGGTGATGCGCCCCTGACCATGGCGAGAACGGATCTCGCCGGTGCCTGATTGTGCTCGTTCGCGACTTCCCTCCGGTCTCCTGAGCACGCTTTGACGGTTACCTAGCCGGGCCAGTCTGATGGACGAACGGACGCCTCGGGGCCCCCGGAGCGCCGCCCTGCTGGCGCGCTGTGCCTGGTGGCTCAGCGGAACTCGAGCTCGCGGCGGGTCCAGATCTCGCCGCGCCGCACCACCAGCGC from the Gemmatimonadota bacterium genome contains:
- a CDS encoding tetratricopeptide repeat protein, whose translation is MRRRIAELSERLRLAAERGGIYIVSMPSLEQVPRIWEEILAHLGDEWQHRLIDASVEPDILARQDVLTPVHGRTGTVVGVVPAARAAADKRAALLTALNVRRELVFQNVLALVLFVDPDLERELPAHAKDFYAMRGAHLRIALEGRGYGLGEPPGLGAARERIEWLKKEIAAAKSTGSPKVRADLLQWLGSILSLTGQGNEAGSAYRKALALHREIGDRQGEANQLCNLGNVYQVKGELDEAARYYREALALHREIGDRQGEANQLGNLGIVYRVKGELDEAARYYREALALDREIGNRQGEANQLGNLWNVYQVKGELDEAERYYREALALD